Within Myceligenerans xiligouense, the genomic segment GCCGACGGCGAACCGGTGCCCACCGGCTGGCGGCTGAACGTCCCGGCACTGCCGGATTCCTGGGTCGATCTCCCGGACCTGTCACTCATCGGCCAGTTCTCGCTGCTCGGCTCGTTCTCCAAGATGAGCGCCGTGGCAGTGGTGCTGCTGGTCTTCACGCTCCTCATCGCCGACTTCTTCGACACGATGGGCACCATGGTCGCCATCGGCGGCGAGGCCGGGCTGCTCGACGAGAAGGGCAACCCGCCCCGCACCACGCGGATCCTCATCGTCGACTCGATCGGTGCCGCCGCGGGCGGCGCGGGCTCCGTGTCCTCGAACACCAGCTACATCGAGTCCGCGTCCGGCGTGGGCGACGGCGCGCGCACCGGGCTCGCCGCCGTCGTCACGGGTTTCTGCTTCCTGCTGGCGATGTTCTTCTCGCCCGTGGTCGCGATGGTGCCGTACGAGGCGGCCACCCCGGCGCTCGTCGTCGTGGGCCTGCTGATGGTCGTGCAGATCACCGGGATCGACTGGAAGAACCTCGAGATCGCCGTGCCGGCGTTCCTCGGGATCATCCTCATGCCGTTCGCGTACTCGATCACGGCGGGCATCGGCGCCGCCCTCGTCACCTACGTGATCATCAAGCTGGCGGTCGGCAAGGCGAGGCAGGTCCACCCGCTCCTGTGGGTGACGGCGGCCCTGTTCCTGGTCTACTTCCTGCAGGGTCCGATCGGCGCGGCCCTCGGGATCTGACGGGACCTGCGGGCGACGTCCGCCGGGCCGCGCACGTCCGGAACGGTGGACCCCGGCGACGTCCGCCGGGCCCACGCCCCGCGGAAACGCCGACCCGGCACGGACGAGGCGCCGAGCCCGCGTCCTGGTGCGCACCAGGACACGGACTCGGCGCCTCGTGCCGACGCGGAACTCCTCAGCCCAGGAAGACGTGGGCGCAGGTCATCTGCGCACCGTAGGACGTGTCCTCGCTGATGCAGGCGATGGCCCCCCGGGTGAAGCCCGCGTTGAGGATGTTCGCGCGATGCCCCTCGGAGTTCATCCAGCCGTCCGCGGCCTCCGCCGGGCTCCAGCCGCCGCGGGCGAGGTTCTCCCCGACGGTGGAGGTGGGGCAGCGGTCGAAGATCGGTTCGAGAGGCGCGTGCGCCAGTTCCATCCCGCGCAGTGCCTCCGCGCGTTCGAGCGCTTCGGCGTAGGCGCAGTCGTCGTGCACCAGCGCGGCGAGGCCGTTCGCCTCCCGGCGCTCGTTGACCTCCGCCTCCAGCGCTCTGGCGTACCGCTCCGAGTCGCTGAGGCCGGGCTCCGCGACCGCGCCGCCGTCGCTCCCGGTGCCGGCACCCGGGTCCGCGCCGCTGCCGGCGTCGCCTCCGGGCGAACCGCCCTCGGCGGCCGCATCGGTGTCCGACGGCGCTCGGCCGTTCCCGTCCTCGGCGTCCGGTGAGTCCTTCTCCGGCGCCGGCCGCACCTCGATCGTGCCGGACTCGACGGCGTCGACCACCGACGGCCCGTCTCCGGTCCGGTTCTCCGGGTCGGCCTCGTTCTCCGCACCGGTTTCGTGCTCCGTACCGGACTCGGGGCCCGTCCCGGAGCCGGACTCGGACCCGGTGTCGGTGCCGGAGGCGACCGTGTTCCTGACCGGCTCGGCCGCCTCGCCGATCTGCCATCCTCCGGACTCGAAGGCGGCTTCACCCGGACCCGGGTTGAACGTCACGGAGCAGGCTGACAACGTCAGCATCGCCGCCAGGGCGATCACCGGGGCGAGTGCCCGGGTGGTACCCGGCGGGCGGGTGGCGCGCACCGGATTCTGGGTGTTCGGGCGTCGTGCCATGGGGGTGACCTCTTCACGTCGCGGCGCTCGTAGCCTTGAGCGTTCTGGGGTGAAATGTCAAGCCGCGATCCTGGCTGTCCGGTGGCGACCGACCCCGGATCAGCGGAACTGCATCGAGCGGGGGCGCAGCTTCCCGGAGTCGGCCTGTCCGGGGGGCGGCTGCGAGCCGGCGGTTTCCCCGAATCCGGACGATGCGCCGGTGAGGCCGACATGGCCGGCCCGGAGCGCTTCTGACGCCGCAGCCAGGGAGGGGCCCTGTGCGGAACGGGTGCTCTCGCGCTCCTGGCTCTCCTTCAGCCGCGCCTCGAACTCGGCCTGTGCGCGGAGCTCGGACTCCGTCGGCCAGAGGCCGACGACGAGCACCAGCAGGAGCGTGACCACGGAGACGGCCATGACGAGCGGCACGAGCAGCTCGCCCGTCGAGACGCCGTCGGGGATCGCGTCGGTGCCGCCCGACAGGCGGACGCCCATCATGCCGGTGTAATGCATGCCCGTCACAGCGATGCCCATGACGATGGTGGCGATGATCGTGGCGACGGCGCCGCGGATGTGCGTGGTGCACCAGAGCGCCGCGGTGGCCGCGACGATCGCGATGATCACCGACGCGATGACGAAGACGCCGTTGAACTCCATCGTGGCGTTCATCTGCATGGCCGCCATGCCCATGTAGTGCATGGTGGCGACGCCGGAGCCGGTCAGGAACCCGCCGATCACCATGCCGGGCAGGCGCTGCCCGCCGATCTGGTTCACGAAGAGCCCGATGCCGACGACGACGATGGCGACGCCCGCGCTGAGGAGCGTGAGCGGGATGTCGTAGCGGATGGTCACGCCCTCGGGCACGAAGCCGAGCATCGCGACGAAGTGCATGACCCAGATGCCGGTGCCGCCGATGGCGACGGCGCCGAGACTCAGCCACGCGACCCGGGCGACGCCGGTGGCGGCCCGGGATCGGGAGGTGCAGGACAGGCCTACGGCGCAGCCCGTGCACGACAGCAGGAACGCCAGTACGGGTGTGATGAGCCCGTAGGCGAGGTGGTCGGTGAATGACATGTTCGGTTATTGGCCTCTCGGAGCTTCCTCGTAGCGGCCGCCCGTCTGGGGAGACAGACGCAGGCCCTGCGACGCAGGACCCCCTGCTCGACCCGTGGACTACTGGGGGGATGGGTCGTTATCGCAACGTTACCGAGGCGGGACCGAACGGACAATAGCGAACATGCCTCATCTTACCGAAACCTTTCACCACAAACGGTTAAAATCGCAGAGTGATGCGATCAGTCCGGTAGATGTGTCAGTTCGGGCTTCCCCGGCATAGCAAAGGCGGGAGTGCGGCACGCTACCGCACTCCCGCCGGTACTCCCATCACAGTTGCTATATGGCTGCGAACAGGTGCTTCGCGAGGTCCTCCGGCAGGTCGAGCACGGTTTCCGAACCTTCCGCGCCGACCGTGTAGACGCCGGCGTCGACGGCGATCGTGATGCGTGCGCCCGGCATGATGCCGGCCTCGGACAGGCGGGCGAGCAGCTCGACGTCCGTCTGCAGCGGCTCGGCGATCCGGGCCAGTGTCGCCGCCGACGGCGCGGGCGCGCCCTGCTTCGCCGCGGTCTCGAACAGGGCGGGCAGCGCGGCCACACCCTCGAGGTAGCGCGGCTCGGAGAAGTTCTCGCCGAGCTCGGCCAGGCCGGGGATGGGGTTGCCGTACGGGTCGACGTGCGGGTGGTCGAGCAGGCCGATCAGGCGCTCCTCCACCAGCTCGCTCATCACGTGCTCCCACCGGCACGCCTCGACGTGCACGTGCTCCCAGTCGAGCTTGATGACGTCGGTGAGCAGACGCTCGGCCAGGCGGTGCTTGCGCATCACGCGTCGCGCCTTGTCGTGCCCGGACTCGGTGAGCTCGAGGTGGCGATCGCCGGTCACGACCACGAGCCCGTCCCGCTCCATGCGCGCGACCGTCTGCGACACCGTGGGACCGGAGTGGCCCAGCCGTTCGGCGATACGGGCGCGCAGCGGCGTGATGCCCTCCTCGTCGAGCTCGTAGATCGTCTTGAGGTACATCTCGGTGGTGTCGATCAGGTCGGTCACGTCAACTCCATGTTCTCTGCGCGGCCCCGGGCCAAGCCTATCCGTGAACGTGGAACGTTCCGCGGTCGTGTCGGAGTCCCGAACTACAGTTCCGGTATGGCCCTGACGATCCCCGCTGACCTGCTTCCCGCTGACGGACGGTTCGGCTCCGGCCCCTCCAAGGTGCGCGAGGAGCAGCTCCGCCGCCTCCTCGACACGCCCACGGTGATGGGCACCTCCCACCGTCAGCCGCCGGTCAAGGATCTCGTGGGCCGCGTCCGCCGGGGCGTCGCCGAACTGCTGAGGGCCCCGGACGGGTACGAGGTGGTGCTCGGCAACGGCGGATCCACGGCGTTCTGGGACGTCGCCACGCTGTGCCTGGTGGAACGCCGTGCCCAGCACGCGGTGTTCGGGGAGTTCGGCGGCAAGTTCGCCCGTGCGACGTCCCGCGCCCCGTTCCTGGAGGGCTCGCAGGTGATCGAGGCTGAGCCGGGCACCGTCGCCCACCTCGCCGCCGCCGGTGGCGTCGACGCGTACGCCACCCCGCAGAACGAGACGTCCACCGGTGCCATGGCGCCGGTCCGGCGCGTCGCGGGGGCCGACGACGGCGCTCTGCTGCTCACGGACGCGACCTCGGGCGCGGGCGCGCTGCCCGTCGACCTGGCGCAGACCGACGCGTACTACTTCGCGCCGCAGAAGGTGTTCGGGTCCGACGGCGGTCTCTGGCTCGCGGTTCTCTCACCCGCGGCCGTGGAGCGGGCCGCCCGGGTGGAGTCCAGCGGGCGCTGGGTCCCGGAGTTCCTCTCCCTGACGGCGGCGGTCGAGAACTCCCGCAAGGACCAGACGCTGAACACGCCGGCCGTCGCGACCCTGGTCATGCTGGCCGACCAGCTCGACTGGATGCTCGGGAACGGCGGGCTGGACTGGGCGGTGAAGCGCTGTGCGACGTCGGCCCAGCACCTCTACGAGTGGGCGCGGGCGCGCGACTGGGCCGCACCCTTCGTGGGGCGGCCGGAGGAACGGTCCACCGTGGTGGGCACGGTCGACCTGGACGACGGCATCGACGCCGACCGGGTCATCGCGATCCTGCGGGAGAACGGGATCCAGGACGTGTTCGCCTACCGCAAGCTGGGGCGCAACCAGTTGCGCGTCGGGATGTACCCCGCCGTCGAGCCCGACGACGTCGCCGCGCTCACCGCGTGCGTGGACCACGTGGTGGAGCGGCTCTGAACGGGATGACGACGTCACGGTTATGCAAGATCTGTCCCGATAGTGTCCGGTGAGGGCTATTTCCGTTGCCATAACGTGACATGGCGGCCGGCCCTGCGGTACGTTCAGCACGCTCGACGGCTCAACGCCGACGGGCCTCCGGACGGACGCCGAACCCTGTCACCGGCCGGGGAAGCCCACGAACCGTATGACAGGGGCGGGGGACCCATTCCCGGGCGCCAGGGTGCGTCCTTGGGGTAAAGCGGCGCTGACCTCGTCACGCGTCGCCGGGTGTGCTCTCCTACCCGAACCCGACAGCTGACCTCGTAGGCATCTGGAGATACTCGTGACCGCACGTACTGCCGCAGGGCGCCACCGAGCCGCGCGCCGACCAGTGACTCCGCTCACCGATCTCGTGCAGAACTCCCAGCTCGGACGCCGGACCGCCGTCGCGGCCGCCGCCGGCGGGATCCTCGTCTCGACCTTCGGTGCGGCCGCGGCGCAGGCCGCACCCGGCGAGACCGTGAAGACCGACCTCAGCAAGCTCGGCAACCTCGACCTGGGCGCCCTCACCAACGAGGCCCACCAGGTCGTCGACGCCGCCCCGGTGGTCACCGTCGCCCGCGACGCCAAGATCGCCGCCGAGGCCGGCGTCGTCTCCGTGACCCCGGCCTCGGAGAACGAGGAGTACCAGGCGCAGCTCGCCGCCGAGGCGGCGGCCGAGGAGGAAGCAGCCGCTGCCGCCGCGGCGGAAGCGGCCGCGGCCGAGACCACCGCCACCGCGACCACGACCACGGCGACCACGGCCGCACCGGCCTCCGCCAACGGCTCCGAGATCATCTCGATCGCGTCGCGCTACGTCGGCACGCCCTACGTGTCCGGCGGCTCCAGCCCCAGCGGGTTCGACTGCTCCGGTTTCACCTCGTACGTCTACGCGCAGGTGGGCATCTCGCTGCCGCGCTCGTCGTCGGCCCAGGCCGCCGGCGGCACGATCGTGTCGGCATCCGCGGCCGTGGCGGGCGACCTGGTCTACGCCCCCGGCCACATCGGCATCTACGCGGGCGGCAACACCATGATCGACGCCCCGAAGCCGGGTGACACCGTGCAGTTCCGGACCATCTGGATGAGCAACCCGACCTTCATCCGGTACTGATCCGTCCACACTCCCGACGAGAGCCGAGCCAGGACCCGCGTCCCGGCTCGGCTCTCGTGCGTCTGCGATAGCGTGGGAGCGCGCGGTACACGCTCCGACGAGGAGGACGCAGATGTCTCAACCCGATGTCGTACTGGTGGGGGTCGACGGGTCCGCCGCCAGCACGCACGCGCTCGACTGGGCGGTGGCCTGGGCCGACAGGGTCGGCTGGTCGCTGCATCTCGTGAGCAGCTACACGCTTCCCTCGTTCACCGCCGCCTCGCTCGACGGCGGTTACGCCGCGTTCGACGACACCTCGATGGCCGAGGGCGCCAAGGCGGTCCTCCACGAGGCCGAGGAGCGTGCCGTCGCGGCGGGAGCACGGGTCACGACATCGGTGGCCACGGGCGATGCGGCGGGTGTGCTCGTGGAGCTCTCCGCCGACCACGGCCTGGCCGTGGTGGGCACGCGCGGGCGCGGCGGGTTCACGGAGCGGCTGCTCGGCACGGTGTCGTCGGCGCTGCCGGCGCACGCCCACTGCCCGGTGGTCGTGGTGCCGCTGAGCTCGGCGAAGCGTGACATGTGGCACCGCGGGGTCCCCGACGAGGCCGCGGACGCGACCGCCGGCGAACCCCGGACCGCCGTCGGGCACGACGATGTCCTGCCCGCCGAGGCGGTGGGGCCGGGTGGTCGGCCCGAGGTGCGCCGGATCGTCGTCGGCGTGGACGGGTCACCACAGGCCGAGGCTGCCCTCACGAAGGCGATCGAGCAGGCGCAGGCGTGGGACGCCGAGCTCTCTGCCGTGGCCGGCGTACCGGTGGGGTCCGGGGCGGGGCTGCTGGCGTGGCTGCCGTCGAACATCGACCACGAGCAGGTCCTCGCCGACGTCGCCGCGGGTCTGGACGCGATCGTCGACAAGCACGAGGCGCTGCACCCCGGGATGCGGATCCGGCGGATCGTGCTCGACGGTTCGGGCGCGGAGCTCCTCACCGAGTTCTCCACCGCGGCGGACCTGATCGTGGTGGGTTCACGGGGCCGCGGCGGCTTCCGTGGCCTGCTCCTCGGGTCGACGAGCCAGGCGGTGCTGCACCACAGCGCGTGCCCCGTCCTCGTGGTCAACCGCCACTGCCAGGACGAAGGATGAAGCGCCAGGGCGAGGGCCGAGGCGCGGGGCACTCTCCCGGAGCGGGTCCGATGCGGAGCGGCCGGGAGTGCTGCCGGGACCGAGGACCGATCCGGGCGGCGAGATCGTGATGTCGTTTCCGGGGTTCCGCGCGTAGGGTTCCTGAGGTGACCACTACGACGTCGTCCCCGAACGCCGCCGCGCTCACCGCGGCCCTTCCCGAGCTGCGTGAGGCCTACGCGGCGCTCCAGGCCAAGGGCCTGAAGCTCGACCTCACCCGCGGCAAGCCCTCCGCCGAGCAACTGGACCTGGCGAACCCGATGCTGGCCCTGCCGGGGGACCGCTCGCGTTCCGAGTCCGGTACGGACGTGCGCAACTACGGCGGTCTCGACGGGCTGCCCGAGCTGCGCGCGATGTTCGCGGAGCTGCTGGACGTCCCGGTGGAACAGCTGCTGGCCGGGGGCAACGCGTCGCTGACGATGATGTACGACACCGTCGTCCGGGCGATGCTGTTCGGGTTCCCGGAGTCGCCGGCACCCTGGTCGCGCGAGGAGACCGTGCGCTGGATCTGCGCGGTGCCCGGGTACGACCGCCACTTCGCCGTGTGCGAGGAGCTCGGGATCGAGATGATCACGGTCCCGATGACCGAGTCCGGGCCCGACGCCGCGGCGGTGGCGGAGCTCGTCGCCGACGACCCCACGATCAAGGGCATGTGGGTGGTGCCGACCTACGCGAACCCGGACGGCTCCGTGGTGTCCGACGACGTGGCGCGGGCCCTGGCCGAGATGCCGGCCGCCGCGCCCGACTTCCGCATCCTCTGGGACAACGCCTACGCGCTGCACCACCTGACCGACACCGAGACGCGGACCGCCCCCATCCTCCAGTTCGCCGCGGCGGCCGGTAACCCGGACCGCGTCATCATGTACGCCTCGACGTCGAAGATCACCTGGGCGGGCGCCGGTGTCGCGTTCCTCGCGTCGTCGCCGGCGAACGTCGCCTGGTACAAGAAGCATCTCGCGAAGGCGTCCATCGGGCCGGACAAGGTCAACCACCTGCGGCACGCCCTGTTCTTCGGGTCCGCGGACGGCGTGCGGGAGCACATGCGCAAGCACCGCGAGATCCTCGCGCCCAAGTTCGAGGCCGTCACCGCGATACTCGCCGACCGGCTCGGCGAGTACGGGGTGGGGGAGTGGACCGACCCGCGGGGCGGGTACTTCGTGTCACTCGACGTGCTGCCGGGAACGGCCGCGCGCGTCGTGGCCCTCGCGAAGGACGCCGGGATCGCGCTGACGCCGGCCGGGGCCACCTTCCCGTACGGGAAGGACCCGGAGGACAAGAACATCCGGCTCGCGCCGTCCATGCCGCCCCTCGCTGAGGTGACGGCGGCGATGGAGGGCGTGGCCACGTGCGTGCTGCTGGCGGCCGCTGAGGCGCTGGCCGGGGAGTAGCCGGCGGGGCGCCGGGGGCGGCGCACGGAGGGAGAGCTCGGCGCGTCAGGACTCCGGTGGCTGCTCCAGCTCGCGGCGTTGCCTGCCGCGCAGGCCGCTGAAGCGCGTCGTGCCGCCGAAGCGCCTCGTGCCGCCGAGGCGTCCGGCGCCGGTCTCCCTGGCGGGCTTCTTGGCGGGCGGGCTCTCGATCACGCGCGGGAAGTGGTCCGGCGGCGGGCCGAACGCGATCCGGGACTGGGAGATCACGGTGTGACCGAGGGCGCGCGCCCCGAACCAGCCGACCACCGCGCCGACCCCGAAGGGCAGGATGCGGCCGACGAGGAGGCTGCCCTGCTTGGCCAGCTGCTTCTGCACGAACTTGTGGGTGAGGGCCTTGTTGACCCGCGCCAGCGTGGTGCGGGGCATGCTCGTGAGCAGCACCTTGCCCCAGGCCACGCCCGAGCCGCCGACCGCGTTCTCCACGTCCTGCGCGCCCTTGTCCCCCAGCACGGTCGCCAGCAGGAGGGCGCGCCGGCGCGGCACGTCCTCGGTGGCGATGCCGTGCACGTCCGCGACGGCCAGGGAGAAGGCGGCCGAGGACGCGAAGAACGTGGCCACGTCACTCGTGGACAGCGCGGCGCTCGTCGCGGTGCCGACGGCGGGGATCGCGGCCGCGGCGCCCACCGCGCTGCCCGTGGTCTCGATGACCCGCAGGTACTCCTTCTCCAGGAGGGTGATCACCTCCGCCGGGGAGGCGTGCGGGTTCCGGGCACGGATCTTGTCCACGTGCCGGCGGATCGCCGCGGACGGGACCGTCACGGCCTTGTCGATCAGATGATCGAGCGGGCTGCTGGGCTTGTAGTTCACCCAGTCCGCGGGCGTGACCTCGATGGAGTTGTCCGGCTTGAGCACCTCGTCGCCGGGGCCGCCGGCCTCCGGGGGGCGGGTGTGGTCCATCTGCTGCTCGTCCTTGGCCATGAGGTCCTCTCGGCAGGTGTCGGGGACGTGCGGTCCGGGTGGGGCGGGCTCAGCCGCCCTGCTGCCCGGGCTGGTTGAACTGGGCGGGCGGCACCTCCGCGCCGGCCCTGAGCGTGCGGCCCACCGTGCAGGCCTTGTCGATGGCGCGCTGGGCGATGGTGAGGAGCTTCTCGCGGTCGGCGTCGTCGAGTTCGCCGAGGTCCACCTCGAACTTCTCCGTGAGGACCGGGTAGCGGTCCTCCGCCATGTCCTTCGGGTCCTCCACGCGGATGGTCGCCGCGTAGTCGTCCCCGAGCCGGCGCGCGAACGCGCGGTCGCTGCTCATCCCGGCGCACGCCGCCAGGGCGATCTTCAGCAGCTCGCCCGGAGTGAAGACGGCACCGGCCCCCGCCGGGCCGACCTCGACGCGGGCGCCACGCGCCGAGAAGCCGGTGTATGTGCGTACACCGTTCCGCTCCACCCACAGGGCATCGGTGGGGGACGGCGTCACAGGGGCATCGGTGGTCTGGCCGATCGTCTCGCTCATGGGTCTGATCCTTCCATCTGAGTCTGACATCGCGGGGACATGTCGTCGGTCTCGCCCGCCGGGCCCTTCGTGCGGCAGGCAGGGCGGACGTCCGGCAGGCGGCGAACCTCCTGACGTCAGCGCGATTCGCCCCCCGTGCAACGCGGCGTGCGGCCCGGGCGTTCCCGGTCGATGATCACTTCTATGAGCGATGGGAATGCGGCTCCGGGAGCCGCGGAGGGCAAGGAGGGTGCCGGCGTCGGGGCCGACGGACCTGCCGGTGCGTCGTCGTCCGACAACGTCTGGCTGGACTGGCGGGGCTGGATCAAACGGGTGATCGTGGCGGTCGCACTGGTCGTCGTGGTGTGGCTGGTGTACCAGTTCCTCGCCGCGTTCCTGCCGCGCTGGTGGGCGCAGACGATCGGCGACGCCGTGGACGGTTCGTTCGCGGCGGGGGCGTGGTGGGGCTTCCTGATCGGCCTGGTCTTCACGGCCGGGCCCGTCGTCCTCCTGCTCCTGGCCGCGTGGCCGGGTCCGCGGTCGGCGCCGGTCCGGACCGGGCTGGTCGTGCTCGCGATCCTGTGCGCTGCCCCGAACCTCCTGACGATGGCGGTGGTGCTGGGGTCGTCGAACGCCGCGCACGCGGGCGAACGCATCATGGACGTGGACGCGCCGGCGTTCCGTGGGGCATCGCTGGCCGGCGCGCTGACCGGCGGGATCCTGGCCCTCGCGCTGACGGGTCTGATCGCCTGGTTCCGGCTCCGCGGCAGGCGCCTCAAGGAGCTGCAGGCGCGGGGCGCCGGTCCCGCGAGGTGAGGGCACCGGCCGCCCACTCTCCCGACCGGCGAGAATGATCCCGTGGCTGTCACTCGGATCACCTCACGCAACGCCCGGTTCCAGGTGCTGCGGACGCTGCTGACCAACCGCACCAAGCGGCACCGGGCGGGCGAGTTCATCGTCCAGGGCGTCCGGCCCATCTCGATGGCCGTCGAGTTCGGCTGGGAGATCCGCGCCCTCCTGTACGACGGCGAACGGTCCCTCTCGTCATGGGCGCGGGACCTGCTCCGGACCGTTCGGACGGCGCAGCAGACGGCGATGTCCCCGGAGCTGCTCGCCGAACTGAGCGAGAAGGGCGACGGCGCCGTCGAGATCCTCGCCGTGGTGGCGATGCGGCCCGACGATCTGCACCGCATCCCCGTCCGGGACGACTTCCTCGGCGTCGTGTTCGACCGGCCGACCCAGCCCGGGAACATCGGCGCGATCATCCGCTCGGCCGACGCGTTCGGCGCCCACGGCGTCATCACGACCGGCCACGCCGCCGACGCGTACGACCCCAAGTCGGTCCGGGCCTCGACCGGATCCTTCTTCGCGATGCCGGTGGTCCGGGCGGCGTCGCCCCGCGACGTGGCCGCGTGGGTGGAGGCGCGGCGCTCGGCGGGCGTACCGGTGGTCGTGGCCGCGACCGACGAGCACGGGGACGCGGACGTGTCCGGGTTCGACCTGACGCAGCCCGTGCTCCTGCTGGTCGGCAACGAGACGAACGGCCTGTCGAACACCTGGCGTGAGCTCGCGGACGTGACGGTGAGCATCCCGATGGCAGGGGCCGCCAGCTCCCTGAACGCCGCCAACGCCGCGTCGGTGATGCTGTACGAGGCGCGCCGCCAGCGGACGTTCCATCCCGTGTCGTAGCGCGCCCTTGGCCTGCGACAAAGGCGGCGTAGCGGCGGGTTTGCGGCGTCGCCCGTGTTAGGACAAGGTTGGCGACGTGAGCACGATCCCCACCCCGTACGAGGACCTCCTGCGCGACGTGCTCGCCACCGGCACGCACAAGAGCGATCGCACGGGAACCGGGACGCGCAGCGTCTTCGGGCGGCAGATCCGGTTCGACCTCTCCCAGGGGTTCCCGTTGATCACCACCAAGAAGGTGCACCTCAAGTCCATCGTGTATGAACTGCTGTGGTTCCTCCGCGGCGAGTCCAACGTGCGGTGGCTGCAGGAGCACGGCGTCACCATCTGGGACGAGTGGGCCGACGAGAACGGCGACCTCGGGCCCGTCTACGGCGTGCAGTGGCGGTCGTGGCCCACGCCGTCGGGCGAGCAGATCGACCAGATCGCCCGCGTGATCGACCAGATCCGCACCAACCCGGACTCGCGCCGCCACATCGTCACCGCCTGGAACCCGGCCGAGGTCGAGGACATGGCCCTGCCGCCCTGCCACGCCATGTTCCAGTTCTACGTCGCCGACGGAAAGCTCAGCTGCCAGCTCTACCAGCGATCGGCCGACCTGTTCCTCGGCGTGCCCTTCAACATCGCGTCGTACGCACTGCTCACGCACATGGTCGCGGCGCAGACGGGGCTCCGGGCCGGCGACTTCGTGTGGACCGGCGGCGACTGCCACATCTACGACAATCATCTCGAACAGGTCACCACGCAGCTCACGCGCGATCCCTACCCTTACCCGACGCTCCGCCTCGCGCCCCGCGACTCGATCGCCGACTACGAGTACGCGGACGTCGAAGTCCTCGGCTACGCGTCCCACCCGGGCATCAAGGCCCCGGTGGCGGTGTGACGATGGCGACGATCTGCCTGATCTGGGCGCAAGCCCGCGACGCCGCCGGAAGGCCGGTCATCGGCGCGGCGGGCGCGATCCCGTGGCACCTCCCGGAGGACTTCGCGCACTTCAAGGCGACCACGTCCGGACACCCCGTGGTGATGGGCCGCCTCACCTGGGAATCCCTCCCCAAACGGCCGCTGCCGCGCCGCACCAACGTAGTGATCAGCAGCCTCGGCGCGGTGATCGGCATGGCCGCCGTCCCCACCCACGGCGAAGGATCGACCACCCCGACCACGAAGGTGGAGGTGGCCGGTTCGCTCGACGAGGCCCTGGCGCTCGCGGCGGACGCTCCCGGGGGCGACGAGATCTGGGTGATGGGCGGCTCACGCGTCTACGCCGAGGCGATGGAGA encodes:
- a CDS encoding TrmH family RNA methyltransferase; the protein is MAVTRITSRNARFQVLRTLLTNRTKRHRAGEFIVQGVRPISMAVEFGWEIRALLYDGERSLSSWARDLLRTVRTAQQTAMSPELLAELSEKGDGAVEILAVVAMRPDDLHRIPVRDDFLGVVFDRPTQPGNIGAIIRSADAFGAHGVITTGHAADAYDPKSVRASTGSFFAMPVVRAASPRDVAAWVEARRSAGVPVVVAATDEHGDADVSGFDLTQPVLLLVGNETNGLSNTWRELADVTVSIPMAGAASSLNAANAASVMLYEARRQRTFHPVS
- a CDS encoding thymidylate synthase, producing the protein MSTIPTPYEDLLRDVLATGTHKSDRTGTGTRSVFGRQIRFDLSQGFPLITTKKVHLKSIVYELLWFLRGESNVRWLQEHGVTIWDEWADENGDLGPVYGVQWRSWPTPSGEQIDQIARVIDQIRTNPDSRRHIVTAWNPAEVEDMALPPCHAMFQFYVADGKLSCQLYQRSADLFLGVPFNIASYALLTHMVAAQTGLRAGDFVWTGGDCHIYDNHLEQVTTQLTRDPYPYPTLRLAPRDSIADYEYADVEVLGYASHPGIKAPVAV
- a CDS encoding dihydrofolate reductase, with product MATICLIWAQARDAAGRPVIGAAGAIPWHLPEDFAHFKATTSGHPVVMGRLTWESLPKRPLPRRTNVVISSLGAVIGMAAVPTHGEGSTTPTTKVEVAGSLDEALALAADAPGGDEIWVMGGSRVYAEAMETAERLEITEVDLQVEGDTFAPVIDPAAWRPASTRDWTTSASGVRFRHVTYVRA